A DNA window from Candidatus Sulfidibacterium hydrothermale contains the following coding sequences:
- a CDS encoding glycosyltransferase family 117 protein, translated as MNNFKKLNNRIGWLIFLIAAFVYLSTIEPTASWWDPGEYISTAYKLQVGHPPGAPLFQMMGRIFSLFAFGNTAHVAMMINIMSALASAFTILFLFWTITLLAKKIYVKNPGDEMTKGQLWAVLGAGIVGSLAYTFTDSFWFSAVEAEVYATSSFFTALTFWAILRWEEVADERSGFRWILLIAYLTGLAIGVHMLNLLTIPAIVYVYYFKRYKFSWKGFIYAGIVALGILAIVMYIIIPQVVNLAGQFELFCVNTLGLPFNVGTVVYFATLIGLLAYGIYYTQKHGKVVYNTMLLALTFVLIGYSSFLMLVIRANADTPINENDPKNAVNLLAYLNREQYGTWPLLYGQYYNAPEIGRKDGTPVYKRDDKKGKYVVIDDKKQTIPVYDPRFETIFPRMWSNQKPIHIKFYKSKEYGGTDGTPIRVDMGNGKTKVLIRPSFLTNLKFFFKYQLDHMYIRYFLWNFVGRQNNIEGQGEINHGNWISGINFIDKMRLGDQAHLPPSMHNPARARLYFLPLILGIIGFLFHYSRNKKDTWVVWMLFFMTGVAIIIYLNQTPVQPRERDYAYAGSFYAFAIWIGLGVLSLYEGVKKYFGKKEIAAALVTVISLILVPANMAKEEWPSHDRSGKFSARDFAVMYLRSCPPNAILFTNGDNDTFPLWYAQEVEGIRTDVRVVNYMLAGGAWYVDQMFKQEYNSAPLPLSIPSEKYDRGTMNFIPVYPVIKGPISLKDAIDFIRNDDPRTKMPLQSGDKIDYLPGKELFLKVDSAAAVNSGTVPLKDAGKIVKEIKWKVKQGYLYRSDVMLLDLLANNNWKRPICFANPSSVSKVLDVAKYCQMRGLVYQLVPVPAKDYIPKVGGVAADSSYKILMSKKARWGRLNMPDVHVDRESFRNSVIAKQSYIRLAQALANMHKYDSTVKALDRGIWFFPNKKFPFDYYTIHWALLYYQAADYAKKHHEPKEKYMSYYKKGNDVVEKIYTRYMQDLNYYNRLNDKFVPYYDNDIREALTSLQQLAQLTKDFHQNKLSAKINKGFYEQLKTMEGTVKKK; from the coding sequence ATGAACAATTTTAAGAAACTCAACAATCGGATAGGCTGGCTGATCTTTCTGATTGCTGCATTCGTCTATCTATCCACCATAGAGCCCACTGCCAGCTGGTGGGATCCGGGTGAATACATTTCTACTGCCTACAAATTGCAGGTAGGACACCCTCCGGGAGCTCCGCTTTTCCAAATGATGGGCCGCATCTTTTCCCTGTTTGCTTTCGGAAATACGGCTCATGTAGCCATGATGATCAATATCATGTCGGCACTGGCCAGTGCATTTACCATTCTCTTTTTATTCTGGACCATCACCCTGCTGGCAAAAAAGATCTACGTAAAGAACCCTGGAGATGAAATGACGAAAGGTCAATTATGGGCCGTTCTCGGAGCCGGTATTGTAGGTTCTTTGGCTTATACTTTTACCGATTCGTTTTGGTTTTCAGCCGTGGAAGCCGAAGTATATGCCACTTCATCCTTTTTTACCGCACTCACTTTCTGGGCGATCTTACGCTGGGAAGAAGTGGCTGACGAACGTAGCGGATTCCGATGGATTTTACTCATTGCTTACCTGACCGGACTGGCCATTGGGGTACACATGCTAAACCTGCTGACCATTCCGGCTATAGTATATGTTTACTATTTTAAAAGATACAAATTTTCCTGGAAAGGATTTATTTACGCCGGCATTGTGGCACTGGGCATTTTGGCTATTGTGATGTACATCATCATTCCCCAAGTGGTTAACCTGGCCGGACAGTTTGAACTCTTCTGCGTAAACACACTGGGATTACCGTTTAACGTAGGAACCGTTGTTTATTTTGCCACACTCATCGGATTGCTGGCTTATGGGATTTATTACACACAAAAACATGGAAAAGTAGTGTACAACACCATGTTGCTGGCATTAACCTTTGTGCTTATCGGTTATTCATCTTTCTTGATGCTGGTTATTCGTGCCAATGCCGATACGCCCATTAACGAAAATGACCCGAAAAACGCGGTGAACCTGTTGGCTTACCTGAACCGTGAACAATATGGCACCTGGCCTTTGCTTTATGGGCAATATTATAATGCTCCGGAAATTGGGAGAAAAGACGGAACGCCGGTTTACAAACGCGACGATAAAAAAGGAAAATATGTGGTGATCGATGACAAAAAACAAACCATTCCGGTATACGATCCCCGTTTTGAAACTATTTTTCCGCGTATGTGGAGCAACCAAAAACCCATCCATATTAAATTTTATAAAAGCAAAGAATATGGAGGGACGGACGGGACCCCTATCCGGGTGGATATGGGGAACGGAAAAACCAAAGTATTAATCCGCCCCAGCTTCCTGACCAACCTGAAATTCTTCTTTAAATACCAACTCGACCACATGTACATCCGCTATTTTCTGTGGAATTTTGTGGGACGACAAAACAATATTGAAGGCCAGGGAGAAATCAACCATGGAAACTGGATCAGCGGGATTAACTTTATCGATAAAATGCGGCTGGGCGACCAGGCCCATCTGCCTCCGAGCATGCATAATCCGGCACGGGCACGATTGTATTTCCTGCCGCTCATCCTCGGAATTATCGGTTTCCTTTTCCACTACTCCCGGAATAAAAAAGATACCTGGGTCGTTTGGATGCTCTTCTTTATGACCGGCGTAGCCATTATTATCTACCTGAACCAAACGCCGGTACAACCCCGTGAACGGGATTATGCCTACGCTGGCTCATTTTATGCCTTTGCTATCTGGATTGGTCTGGGTGTTCTCTCTCTTTACGAAGGGGTGAAAAAATATTTTGGGAAAAAAGAAATTGCGGCGGCATTGGTGACGGTAATCAGCCTGATACTGGTACCTGCCAATATGGCCAAAGAAGAGTGGCCCTCACACGATCGTTCCGGCAAATTTTCGGCACGCGATTTTGCGGTCATGTACCTGCGAAGTTGTCCGCCCAACGCCATATTATTTACCAACGGGGATAATGATACTTTCCCGCTGTGGTATGCCCAGGAAGTGGAAGGTATCCGTACCGATGTCAGGGTAGTCAATTACATGTTGGCCGGAGGCGCCTGGTATGTAGACCAGATGTTTAAACAGGAATATAATTCTGCTCCGTTGCCCTTGTCTATTCCTTCGGAAAAATACGATCGCGGAACCATGAACTTTATTCCGGTTTATCCGGTTATTAAAGGCCCTATCTCACTGAAAGATGCGATCGACTTTATCCGGAATGATGATCCACGAACAAAAATGCCATTACAAAGTGGTGACAAAATTGATTATCTCCCCGGAAAAGAACTTTTCCTGAAAGTAGATTCGGCGGCAGCAGTCAATTCCGGTACTGTTCCATTGAAAGATGCCGGGAAGATTGTAAAGGAAATCAAATGGAAAGTAAAACAAGGATACCTTTACCGCAGCGATGTCATGTTGCTTGACCTGCTGGCTAACAATAACTGGAAACGTCCCATCTGTTTTGCTAATCCGTCCAGCGTAAGCAAAGTGCTGGATGTGGCTAAATATTGCCAGATGCGCGGACTGGTTTACCAATTGGTGCCGGTGCCGGCCAAAGATTATATTCCGAAAGTGGGAGGCGTAGCTGCCGACTCATCGTATAAGATTCTGATGAGCAAAAAAGCACGCTGGGGACGGTTGAACATGCCCGATGTGCATGTCGACCGCGAAAGTTTCCGGAATTCGGTAATTGCCAAACAATCGTATATCCGGCTGGCCCAGGCGTTGGCAAATATGCATAAATACGATTCCACAGTAAAAGCGCTGGATAGAGGAATCTGGTTCTTCCCCAATAAAAAATTCCCGTTCGATTACTATACCATCCATTGGGCTCTGCTATACTACCAGGCAGCAGATTATGCCAAAAAACATCATGAGCCTAAGGAAAAGTATATGAGTTATTACAAAAAAGGGAATGATGTGGTAGAAAAGATTTACACCCGCTACATGCAGGATCTAAATTATTACAACCGTCTGAACGACAAGTTTGTTCCTTACTACGACAACGATATTCGTGAAGCCTTAACATCACTACAACAATTGGCTCAGCTTACCAAAGATTTTCACCAGAACAAACTTTCTGCGAAGATCAATAAAGGTTTCTATGAACAGCTGAAAACAATGGAAGGAACGGTCAAGAAAAAGTAA
- a CDS encoding T9SS type A sorting domain-containing protein — MKNILLALLFVCLLPSLGFSQKIYSNKTGGGNWNNAETWDGGTIPTSVDTVEIRSGDTITVDTIQYCKLFIIDATDTSNYGTLAIETGATLTTTASCTVYGILKITGGTFNEGDGSGDYLTINGSVMGNRCLFNMSGGILNTSRYFTLKNSASFKMTGGTININSSGGTSATDIFYVPSGTTFTMSNGNINILKGNKGDGAALKFNPTTANVTGGIISFTNTDNYMSSTTMISTKTLYNINCDVGTGDTLVIKNMSSTTEGFSCNNFIITSGTAVINPGYGMTVNDTLTNNGTSANLIIASDTTGNGSLITNSSVDVTVQRYVGHYTSGTGTGNGWHEIGCPVASMDPANTTWDPTRNTTDDLYAWSEVDNQWVNYRNTTFTFTAGQGYLVANSTDLTHEYTGTLNTSDVTVSNLSYTSTSGGDGWHLLGNPFSSAIKWDDGNWTLTNVGAVAEIWDEASASYTAINANDIIPSTNGFFVQVVSGTTGSVTIPAAARVHDAQGNYKQTAETPETLTFQITDDANSYSDKATLGFKPDATEQWDMAYDAHKIMSMVKTAPQIWTVSHDENFLINYLPEITTAYDVPLEFRAGVNTVYHLTIKGVSSFTNTDFILEDKVTGEKINLNEITNYDFSAQDGDNTDRFVLHINGVTGISPASEQTDDLQVFSSGNTIYLHGQKVLNGKVFVFNTLGQKVYESILNGTTRQQIHMTQQAGIYIVRIENDHRVVTKKVYIQ; from the coding sequence ATGAAAAATATTTTACTTGCATTATTATTTGTCTGTTTATTGCCTTCCCTTGGCTTTTCACAAAAAATTTACAGTAATAAAACCGGTGGCGGCAATTGGAATAATGCAGAAACATGGGATGGAGGAACCATTCCTACTTCAGTTGACACTGTCGAGATTCGATCAGGAGATACTATCACTGTCGATACAATCCAATATTGTAAACTTTTTATAATCGACGCTACAGATACAAGTAACTATGGCACTCTAGCAATAGAAACAGGAGCAACATTAACTACAACCGCGTCATGTACTGTTTATGGTATTCTTAAAATAACTGGAGGGACATTCAACGAAGGTGATGGTAGCGGTGATTATTTAACTATAAACGGCTCCGTCATGGGAAATCGTTGTCTGTTTAACATGTCTGGCGGAATACTAAATACAAGCAGATATTTTACTCTTAAAAACTCAGCTTCATTTAAAATGACCGGTGGCACAATAAATATTAATTCTTCTGGAGGAACAAGTGCAACTGATATCTTTTATGTCCCATCAGGAACAACATTTACCATGTCAAATGGCAACATAAATATTTTGAAAGGAAATAAAGGAGATGGAGCAGCATTAAAATTTAACCCAACAACAGCCAACGTTACTGGAGGTATAATTTCTTTTACAAACACAGATAATTACATGTCTTCTACGACAATGATTAGTACCAAAACATTATATAATATTAATTGTGATGTTGGTACCGGTGATACTCTTGTTATTAAAAATATGTCCAGTACTACAGAAGGCTTTTCCTGTAACAACTTCATAATAACCAGTGGAACCGCTGTAATCAATCCAGGTTACGGAATGACAGTCAATGATACGTTAACCAATAACGGGACATCTGCCAATTTGATTATTGCTTCAGACACCACAGGAAATGGTTCTTTAATTACCAATTCATCTGTAGACGTCACCGTACAACGCTATGTTGGCCATTATACTTCCGGTACAGGAACAGGTAACGGCTGGCATGAGATTGGCTGTCCGGTTGCATCCATGGATCCGGCAAATACCACATGGGATCCCACAAGAAATACTACCGATGATCTGTACGCGTGGAGTGAAGTCGATAACCAGTGGGTAAATTATAGAAATACCACCTTTACCTTTACCGCAGGACAGGGCTATCTTGTGGCTAATAGTACTGACCTGACCCACGAATATACGGGCACTTTAAACACATCAGATGTTACGGTATCCAACTTATCTTACACTTCAACATCCGGCGGTGACGGGTGGCATTTGTTGGGAAATCCTTTTTCCAGCGCCATTAAGTGGGACGACGGAAACTGGACATTAACCAATGTTGGCGCTGTTGCAGAAATATGGGACGAAGCCTCTGCCAGTTACACTGCTATTAATGCCAATGACATCATTCCTTCTACCAACGGCTTTTTTGTTCAGGTTGTTTCCGGAACAACAGGCAGTGTGACCATTCCTGCCGCTGCACGGGTTCATGATGCTCAAGGAAACTATAAACAAACAGCGGAAACTCCGGAAACGCTGACTTTCCAGATTACTGATGATGCAAACAGCTATTCAGACAAAGCTACTTTAGGATTTAAACCCGATGCTACTGAGCAATGGGACATGGCTTACGATGCCCACAAAATCATGAGCATGGTAAAAACGGCTCCACAGATATGGACAGTGAGCCACGATGAAAATTTCCTGATAAATTACCTGCCGGAGATCACTACAGCATATGATGTTCCTTTGGAATTCCGGGCCGGCGTAAACACAGTGTACCACCTGACCATAAAAGGTGTTTCCAGTTTTACAAATACAGATTTTATTCTGGAAGACAAGGTAACAGGAGAAAAAATCAACCTGAATGAAATAACGAATTATGATTTCAGTGCACAAGACGGAGACAACACAGACCGGTTTGTTCTTCACATCAATGGGGTAACCGGAATTTCTCCTGCATCAGAACAAACCGATGACCTTCAGGTATTTTCTTCCGGAAACACCATTTATCTGCACGGACAGAAAGTTCTCAACGGAAAAGTATTTGTATTTAACACGCTTGGGCAGAAGGTTTATGAAAGTATACTTAACGGAACTACCAGACAACAAATCCACATGACTCAACAAGCGGGAATATACATTGTCCGAATAGAAAATGACCATCGTGTTGTTACCAAAAAAGTTTACATTCAATAA
- a CDS encoding HAD family hydrolase: protein MSKIKVLGFDADDTLWVNEIYYRETERELVKLLKDFADEKTVMEQLYHLEIQNLPLYGYGAKGFMLSMIETAIQTSGHRVPAQIIEKIIGLGKELLNKPVILLDGVREVLEYFKTKIPVVLVTKGDLLDQERKLRKSGLASCFHHIEIMSDKQEENYRKLLQRLTIQPEEFMMIGNSLKSDVLPLLKLGSWAVHIPYHTTWIHEKTNEDPHQWERFIAIKKLAALLDILDNEGNILIHE from the coding sequence ATGAGTAAAATTAAAGTGCTTGGCTTCGATGCCGATGATACCCTGTGGGTAAACGAAATCTATTATCGCGAAACGGAACGGGAACTGGTTAAACTACTTAAAGATTTTGCCGATGAAAAAACGGTGATGGAACAGCTTTACCACCTGGAAATTCAAAACCTGCCCCTTTACGGTTACGGAGCCAAAGGATTCATGCTGTCCATGATAGAAACAGCAATTCAAACTTCCGGGCACCGGGTACCCGCTCAAATCATCGAAAAAATAATCGGCTTAGGAAAAGAATTACTCAACAAACCGGTTATTCTGCTTGACGGAGTGCGCGAAGTATTAGAATATTTTAAAACCAAGATTCCTGTTGTTCTGGTAACCAAAGGCGATCTGCTGGACCAGGAACGGAAACTCCGGAAATCAGGACTGGCTTCTTGTTTTCATCATATTGAAATTATGAGTGACAAACAAGAAGAAAATTACCGGAAACTACTTCAACGTTTAACCATACAGCCTGAAGAATTCATGATGATTGGCAATTCATTGAAATCGGATGTTTTGCCACTTCTAAAATTAGGAAGCTGGGCTGTACATATTCCGTATCACACCACCTGGATCCACGAAAAAACCAACGAAGATCCCCACCAATGGGAACGATTTATTGCGATCAAAAAACTGGCAGCTCTGTTGGATATCTTAGATAATGAAGGAAATATCCTAATTCACGAATAA
- a CDS encoding amidase, whose protein sequence is MKKISFFISVFFLASLFFLVSCNRTEKQSGTTSKSPCPTCGNMGLPLNEMTISEMEQGYHNQRFTVKEVVRTYLLRIKALDQNGPHLNAFITVNPDAMKIADSLDKLLAEGKASGPLFGIPVVLKDNIDTHDKMACTAGSRALAGSHPLHDSWVAARLRAAGAIIIGKANLSEWANFRCSFSSSGWSGMGGQTKNPYVLDRNPCGSSSGPGVAVSANLAMVGIGTETDGSIVCPSSANGIVGIKPTVGLISRTGVIPISFTQDTPGPMTRTVSDAATLLGVLTGVDSADSKTFASKGHAYRDYTQFLKKGVLRGKRIGLYMAPMGIDYKVDTLMYRAVRFLESQGATVVKINKIMQPGTEAASFQVLLYEFKDGLNKYLKTLGPDAPVKTLQDIIAFNQSDSIELKYFDQKLMLEAEAKGNLNSPGYKKALKKMTTGSRKNGMDKVMNRYHLDAIIAPTGAPAWKTDLVNGDHFVLGSSSPAAISGYPSITVPMGFIQGLPVGISFFGRAWSEPLLIGMAYDFEQGTHHRDVPTFKKSVENE, encoded by the coding sequence ATGAAAAAGATTTCCTTTTTTATTTCTGTCTTCTTTTTGGCATCATTGTTTTTTTTGGTTTCGTGTAACAGAACAGAAAAACAATCCGGTACCACATCCAAAAGCCCCTGTCCTACCTGTGGTAACATGGGACTACCTTTAAACGAAATGACTATCTCTGAGATGGAACAGGGGTATCACAATCAACGCTTTACAGTAAAAGAAGTGGTCAGAACCTATTTACTCAGAATTAAAGCGTTAGACCAAAACGGCCCCCATTTAAATGCATTTATCACGGTTAATCCGGATGCGATGAAAATTGCCGACTCGTTAGACAAACTTCTGGCTGAAGGAAAAGCTTCCGGTCCGTTATTTGGTATTCCGGTGGTATTGAAAGATAATATCGACACCCACGATAAAATGGCTTGTACAGCTGGCTCGCGGGCATTGGCAGGTTCGCATCCATTACACGACAGCTGGGTGGCAGCCCGGTTAAGAGCAGCCGGTGCCATTATCATTGGAAAAGCCAATTTGAGTGAGTGGGCTAATTTCCGGTGTAGTTTTTCGTCCAGCGGATGGAGCGGCATGGGTGGACAAACCAAAAACCCGTACGTTCTTGACCGGAATCCCTGTGGTTCCAGTTCTGGTCCCGGCGTAGCTGTTTCTGCTAATTTGGCCATGGTCGGTATTGGTACCGAAACCGATGGCTCTATCGTTTGTCCTTCTTCGGCGAATGGCATTGTTGGCATCAAGCCTACCGTAGGATTAATCAGTCGCACAGGTGTCATTCCCATCTCTTTTACCCAGGATACTCCCGGCCCTATGACCCGAACCGTTTCTGATGCAGCTACATTGCTTGGCGTACTTACCGGTGTAGACAGCGCCGACAGTAAAACATTTGCTTCAAAAGGGCATGCCTATCGCGATTACACCCAATTTCTGAAAAAAGGGGTTTTACGCGGGAAACGCATCGGTTTATACATGGCTCCTATGGGAATCGATTATAAAGTCGATACGCTGATGTATCGGGCTGTTCGTTTTCTTGAGAGCCAAGGAGCTACCGTAGTAAAAATCAACAAAATCATGCAACCCGGCACAGAAGCGGCTTCGTTTCAGGTTTTGCTTTATGAATTTAAAGACGGACTGAACAAATACCTGAAAACATTGGGCCCCGATGCTCCGGTAAAAACACTTCAGGATATTATTGCTTTTAACCAATCGGATTCGATTGAGCTCAAATATTTTGATCAAAAACTGATGCTGGAAGCAGAAGCCAAAGGCAACCTGAATAGTCCGGGATATAAAAAAGCGTTGAAAAAAATGACCACAGGAAGCCGGAAAAACGGCATGGACAAAGTGATGAATCGTTATCACCTGGATGCCATTATTGCGCCTACCGGTGCTCCGGCCTGGAAAACCGACCTCGTCAACGGAGACCATTTTGTACTGGGCAGCTCTTCGCCGGCAGCTATTTCCGGATATCCATCCATTACCGTTCCCATGGGATTTATTCAGGGATTACCGGTAGGCATTTCCTTTTTCGGCCGGGCATGGAGCGAACCGCTGCTTATCGGCATGGCTTATGATTTTGAACAGGGTACCCATCACCGTGATGTTCCCACGTTTAAAAAATCGGTGGAAAACGAGTGA